The Chryseobacterium suipulveris genome window below encodes:
- a CDS encoding glycosyltransferase family 2 protein has protein sequence MNNQYSAVGKKPVEKLAIAILSWNGKKWLEKFLPNVIQHSVSAEIFVIDNGSTDDSVEFLKANFPSVKIIINKENLGFAGGYNEGLKKIDAEIYCLLNSDVEVTENWIDPVLQLFEKDPEIAAVQPKILDYNRRNFFEFAGAAGGFIDNLGYPYCRGRIFENIEEDRGQYDDECEIFWASGCCLFVRSEAFHSQNGFDERFFAHQEEIDLCWRLKNSGRKIFYTYKSTIYHVGGGTLSKQNPQKTYLNFRNNLSMMLKNLPFPKLIWLIFFRLCLDGIAGIRFGLKDGFAHLWAVVRAHFGFYGQAPETWRRRGKNQTQKYYQSKWLIFKHFLGS, from the coding sequence ATGAACAACCAGTACTCAGCAGTCGGCAAAAAGCCAGTTGAAAAATTAGCAATCGCGATCCTGAGCTGGAACGGGAAAAAATGGCTCGAAAAATTTCTTCCCAACGTGATTCAACATTCGGTGAGTGCTGAAATATTTGTTATCGACAATGGTTCTACCGACGATTCTGTGGAATTTCTGAAAGCTAATTTCCCATCGGTTAAAATCATTATTAATAAAGAAAATCTCGGTTTTGCAGGAGGTTACAACGAGGGATTGAAAAAAATCGATGCCGAAATTTATTGCCTACTCAATTCCGATGTTGAAGTTACAGAAAACTGGATCGATCCCGTTCTGCAGCTTTTTGAGAAAGATCCGGAAATTGCTGCTGTACAACCAAAAATCCTTGACTACAACCGAAGAAACTTTTTCGAATTTGCAGGAGCAGCGGGAGGTTTCATCGACAATCTTGGTTATCCTTATTGTAGAGGGAGAATTTTTGAAAATATTGAAGAAGACCGCGGTCAGTACGATGACGAGTGTGAAATTTTCTGGGCTTCAGGATGCTGTTTGTTCGTAAGGTCAGAAGCATTTCATTCCCAAAATGGTTTTGATGAAAGGTTTTTCGCGCATCAGGAAGAAATCGATCTTTGCTGGCGATTGAAGAATTCGGGAAGGAAAATTTTCTATACTTATAAATCTACGATTTATCATGTTGGTGGCGGCACTTTAAGCAAACAGAATCCACAAAAAACGTATCTCAATTTCAGGAATAATCTCTCAATGATGTTGAAGAATCTTCCATTTCCAAAATTAATTTGGCTGATTTTTTTCAGACTTTGCTTAGACGGAATAGCTGGAATTCGCTTTGGATTAAAAGATGGTTTCGCTCACCTTTGGGCTGTAGTTCGAGCGCATTTCGGATTCTACGGACAAGCTCCTGAAACATGGCGAAGGCGCGGAAAAAATCAAACACAAAAATATTATCAATCAAAGTGGTTGATTTTCAAACATTTTCTTGGAAGCTAA
- a CDS encoding lysophospholipid acyltransferase family protein, with the protein MNFLFGIALFFSRLPLKILYLFSDIIFFVMYYVVGYRKKVVIENLTKSFPEKSDQEIKSIAKKFYINFADYIVETFKSFTISNTELRVRVQHINQDVFREAHDEGKNMILLAGHVFNWEWYTALASIVPQENSYPVYRKVQNGFWEEKIKNIRNRFGNQSLEARDVIRHIFRNPNDGNSIYMFVADQTPHVADVSYGLNFLNQKTPAFIGYDKLATRMDLAFVYCDMKKVKRGFYQVNYFRIEPDGDKFTDFEVVKKFHKMLENSLHKNPDNYLWSHRRWKYQSAIKVMDENV; encoded by the coding sequence ATGAATTTTCTTTTTGGCATAGCATTATTTTTTTCAAGGTTACCGTTAAAAATCCTCTATCTGTTTTCAGATATCATTTTTTTCGTGATGTACTACGTCGTGGGTTACAGAAAGAAAGTGGTCATCGAAAACCTCACGAAATCATTCCCTGAAAAATCTGATCAGGAAATCAAGTCAATCGCCAAAAAATTCTATATCAACTTTGCCGATTATATTGTTGAAACCTTCAAATCGTTCACGATTTCAAACACGGAATTGCGGGTAAGAGTTCAGCACATTAATCAAGACGTTTTCCGGGAAGCGCATGACGAGGGAAAAAATATGATTCTGCTTGCTGGACACGTTTTCAACTGGGAATGGTACACCGCACTTGCTTCGATCGTACCGCAAGAAAACTCCTACCCTGTTTACAGAAAGGTGCAGAACGGTTTTTGGGAAGAAAAAATAAAGAATATCCGAAACCGTTTCGGAAACCAGTCGTTGGAAGCGCGTGATGTAATCCGCCATATTTTCAGGAATCCAAACGACGGAAACTCCATCTATATGTTTGTTGCCGATCAAACGCCGCACGTTGCAGATGTAAGTTACGGGCTAAATTTCCTTAACCAAAAAACTCCCGCCTTCATCGGGTACGACAAACTTGCGACACGAATGGATTTGGCTTTCGTGTACTGCGATATGAAAAAAGTGAAGCGCGGTTTCTACCAAGTTAATTATTTCCGGATTGAACCGGATGGCGACAAATTCACCGATTTTGAGGTGGTGAAAAAGTTTCACAAAATGCTCGAAAATTCCCTCCACAAAAATCCCGATAATTACCTGTGGTCGCACCGAAGATGGAAATACCAAAGTGCGATTAAGGTGATGGATGAAAATGTTTGA
- a CDS encoding thioredoxin family protein, whose protein sequence is MGTPKTDKSLIVEADSAAIAEAKKKAAAEEKAKLPKPYNDKENAEEKIAELVKKAQTENKNIILQAGGNWCIWCLRFNNFVQTTPELKEIVDKSYLYYHLNYSPENKNEKVFSKYGNPGEKFGYPVFIVLDKNGKQIHTQDSAVLEEGKGYSVEKVKAFFNEWIPKS, encoded by the coding sequence ATGGGAACGCCAAAAACCGATAAATCACTTATCGTGGAAGCAGATAGCGCGGCAATAGCCGAAGCCAAGAAGAAAGCAGCCGCAGAAGAAAAGGCAAAGCTCCCGAAACCTTATAACGACAAAGAAAATGCGGAAGAGAAAATCGCAGAATTGGTAAAAAAAGCACAGACAGAAAACAAAAATATCATTTTGCAAGCCGGTGGAAACTGGTGCATCTGGTGTCTTCGTTTCAACAATTTTGTGCAGACAACCCCCGAATTAAAGGAAATTGTGGACAAGAGCTACCTGTATTACCACCTGAATTATTCGCCCGAAAATAAAAACGAAAAGGTTTTTTCTAAATACGGAAATCCCGGTGAAAAATTCGGTTATCCTGTTTTTATCGTGTTGGATAAGAATGGAAAACAAATCCACACTCAGGACAGTGCAGTTTTGGAAGAAGGGAAAGGATACAGCGTAGAAAAAGTCAAAGCTTTCTTCAACGAATGGATTCCGAAATCATAA
- a CDS encoding aldehyde dehydrogenase encodes MNFQEILAQQKEFFASQKTKNLKFRKRQLEKLKEVLTKNEELLYDAIDKDFGKSRFDTFTTEISFVLNDIDYYLKNLNTLAKPKRVSTNLANLPGSSKIYQEPLGNTLVIGAWNYPYQLSLSPMVAAISAGNTCILKPSEIAENTMKVMAKIINENFPAEYIFVAEGGVEEITEILKMKFDKIFFTGSPKVGRIVYEAAAKNLTPVTLELGGKSPAIVTLNANIEVAAKRIVWGKFLNAGQTCVAPDYILVDERIKDTLIDSLKSNINKFGYKPDSQEYTRIINDRNFDRLVQFIDREKVFFGGNFDREKRYIEPTIMHNVTWNDAVMQEEIFGPILPVLTYKNFNEALQTVSEHEKPLAAYLFSTNSDEKKSFTEKISFGGGCINDVVMHLSNDHLPFGGVGNSGIGSYHGKTGFDTFSHQKSVLEKANWGEPYFKYPPYSEKKLRWIKKVI; translated from the coding sequence ATGAATTTTCAAGAGATCCTCGCACAACAGAAAGAATTTTTCGCTTCGCAGAAAACGAAAAACCTAAAATTCCGAAAAAGACAGCTTGAAAAACTGAAGGAAGTCCTCACAAAAAATGAGGAACTGCTATACGACGCAATTGATAAAGATTTCGGCAAATCGAGGTTCGACACTTTTACTACCGAGATTTCTTTTGTCCTCAACGACATTGACTATTACCTGAAAAACCTCAATACTTTAGCAAAACCCAAACGAGTTTCTACCAATCTTGCGAATCTTCCGGGTTCTAGTAAAATTTATCAGGAACCGCTTGGAAATACTTTGGTAATCGGCGCGTGGAATTATCCGTACCAACTTTCGCTTTCACCGATGGTTGCTGCAATTTCCGCGGGAAACACCTGCATCCTAAAACCCAGCGAAATCGCGGAAAACACAATGAAGGTGATGGCGAAAATCATTAATGAAAATTTTCCTGCGGAATATATTTTCGTTGCGGAAGGCGGTGTCGAGGAAATTACCGAAATCCTGAAAATGAAATTCGACAAGATTTTTTTCACAGGCAGTCCGAAAGTAGGGAGAATCGTATATGAAGCCGCGGCGAAAAATCTAACTCCCGTCACTTTGGAACTCGGCGGAAAAAGTCCTGCGATTGTAACATTGAACGCGAACATCGAAGTTGCTGCGAAAAGAATCGTTTGGGGAAAATTTCTGAACGCGGGGCAAACCTGTGTCGCTCCCGATTATATTTTGGTCGATGAAAGAATTAAGGACACTTTGATTGATTCCCTGAAATCCAACATCAATAAATTTGGCTACAAACCAGATTCACAAGAATATACACGGATTATCAACGACAGAAACTTTGATCGACTGGTTCAGTTCATCGATCGGGAAAAGGTATTTTTCGGCGGAAATTTTGACCGTGAAAAAAGATACATCGAACCTACGATTATGCACAACGTGACGTGGAATGACGCGGTGATGCAGGAAGAAATTTTCGGACCGATTCTGCCCGTTTTGACTTATAAGAATTTTAATGAGGCGCTTCAAACCGTTTCCGAACACGAAAAACCACTCGCTGCCTATTTGTTCAGCACAAATTCTGACGAGAAAAAAAGTTTTACCGAAAAAATTTCGTTCGGTGGTGGCTGTATCAATGACGTGGTGATGCATTTAAGCAATGACCATCTTCCTTTCGGCGGTGTGGGAAATTCAGGAATTGGCAGTTACCACGGCAAAACCGGATTTGATACATTTTCTCACCAAAAATCAGTTTTGGAGAAAGCCAATTGGGGCGAACCGTATTTTAAATATCCACCTTATTCAGAAAAGAAATTGCGCTGGATCAAGAAAGTGATCTAA